In a genomic window of Paraburkholderia phenazinium:
- a CDS encoding LysR family transcriptional regulator translates to MRRLPSLIALRFFEETARHLSFNRAASALCVTQGAVSRQIKILEESLGAKLFERDHKGIRLTAAGLQLLPCVSEAFDTIERGTRQVTTAKGRRRLVLSVPPTFATQWFSPRLGSLAVELPDVELSIRTEPTEDCHCNIRFGREALPDAHSELLMIERHTLVGAPHLLGRPLETLLERMPALHVLHNETRLDLWPNWLATAGMPAHYAENGIEFSNLEQAIHAARKGAGLAVVDRNMIVEELADGSLARISEIEVSGPYGYWLDVAQRHGALEHVQAFASWMREEVLKMG, encoded by the coding sequence ATGCGGCGCTTGCCATCGCTGATTGCGTTGCGCTTCTTCGAAGAGACCGCTCGTCATTTGAGCTTCAACCGCGCGGCAAGTGCGCTGTGCGTGACGCAGGGCGCCGTGAGCCGGCAGATCAAGATCCTGGAGGAGTCGCTCGGCGCGAAACTCTTCGAGCGCGATCACAAGGGTATCCGGCTGACGGCGGCGGGGTTGCAATTGCTGCCGTGCGTGTCGGAGGCATTCGATACGATCGAGCGCGGCACGCGCCAGGTCACCACCGCCAAAGGGCGGCGGCGCCTTGTGCTGTCCGTGCCACCTACTTTCGCTACGCAATGGTTCTCGCCGCGGCTAGGCTCGCTGGCGGTGGAACTGCCTGATGTCGAATTGTCCATCCGCACCGAACCGACTGAGGATTGCCACTGCAACATCCGTTTCGGCCGCGAAGCGCTACCCGATGCGCATTCCGAATTGCTGATGATCGAGCGGCATACGCTGGTGGGTGCACCGCATCTTCTCGGGCGGCCGCTGGAGACGCTGCTCGAGCGCATGCCCGCACTCCACGTGCTGCATAACGAGACGCGGCTCGATCTGTGGCCAAACTGGCTCGCCACGGCAGGCATGCCGGCGCATTACGCGGAAAACGGCATCGAGTTCTCGAATCTGGAGCAGGCGATTCATGCGGCGCGTAAGGGCGCGGGATTGGCGGTGGTCGATCGGAACATGATCGTCGAGGAACTCGCGGATGGCAGCCTGGCGCGGATCTCAGAAATTGAAGTCAGCGGACCGTACGGTTACTGGCTCGACGTGGCGCAACGCCACGGGGCGCTTGAGCATGTGCAGGCGTTTGCCAGCTGGATGCGGGAAGAGGTTTTGAAGATGGGGTGA
- a CDS encoding bifunctional acetate--CoA ligase family protein/GNAT family N-acetyltransferase, which translates to MTVRNLDALFRPKSVAVIGASRRPRSTGALVWASLLGGGFDGPLWPVNPKYDSLDGHAVVADVGDLPEAPTVALLCTPPATWPSIVHRLGGLGTRAAIIVGEVHSDEDRLALRHTLSAARPNLLRIVGPGSLGVVSPALRAHLGAPSCLVKAGGVAWVSQSNALTNAVLGWAYARGLGFSHVVALGGEADVDAGDVLDYLASDPGTRAILLELDTVRAARKFMSAARAAARNKPVLALRSGRADPSDGLYTAAFRRAGMVRVDSLDDLLDEIETLGVGRVAAGATATLITSDRGIATVACDAFAAAGDTLAQWPAETTEAVTQALPRAVAGNPLLLGDDAQAEHFGTALQILAQHRETGTAFVVHASTHNAPVSEVARALIANQRFAYRGLLACFFGGLDAATRDALHAQGIPVHTTPQRLARAFARLVDYRLGRELLMQTPEGLPAQIPTEIDAAQAQARAALAAGEDTLTDAHAANLLAHFGLRVEPGEATQDMIVDIDVELHDDDNFGPVFRFTTPSADGVSVPLRVFGLPPLNPMLARDMVTRSPYARVAAPEPVLAAFTALSQAVCDVREIVGLKLALRVFREHTVVVAPHIRLGAKRSRLAIMPYPRRYEETLDWHGLRITVRPIRPEDEAAHHDFVEAMTPDDLRLRFFGAVGSFDHSQLARMTQIDYDREMALIATVPSEEGFTQTLGVVRAVADPDNETAEFAVAIRSDQKGRHLGTLLMEKIIAYARSRGTHWLVGEALRENGPMIALARACGFTVSPTEDPSVVGFRMALDEAEAAA; encoded by the coding sequence GTGACCGTTCGCAATCTCGATGCCCTGTTTCGACCGAAATCCGTTGCTGTGATCGGCGCCTCGCGACGGCCGCGCAGCACGGGCGCGCTGGTGTGGGCGAGTCTGCTGGGCGGCGGCTTCGACGGGCCGCTCTGGCCCGTGAACCCGAAATACGACTCGCTGGACGGGCACGCGGTTGTCGCGGACGTCGGTGACCTCCCCGAGGCCCCCACGGTGGCGCTGCTCTGCACGCCCCCTGCGACCTGGCCGAGCATCGTCCACAGACTCGGCGGTCTGGGCACGCGGGCCGCCATCATCGTCGGGGAAGTGCATAGCGACGAAGACCGTCTCGCGCTTCGGCACACGCTCTCGGCGGCGCGGCCGAATCTGCTGCGTATCGTGGGACCGGGCAGCCTCGGCGTGGTGTCGCCGGCGCTGCGGGCGCATCTGGGCGCGCCGTCGTGCCTGGTGAAGGCGGGCGGAGTGGCGTGGGTGTCGCAGTCGAATGCCCTGACGAATGCCGTGCTGGGCTGGGCGTATGCGCGTGGTCTGGGCTTTTCGCACGTGGTGGCGCTCGGTGGCGAGGCGGATGTGGATGCGGGCGACGTGCTCGACTATCTGGCAAGCGACCCCGGCACGCGCGCCATCCTGCTCGAACTCGATACGGTGCGCGCGGCTCGCAAGTTCATGTCGGCGGCGCGGGCGGCGGCGCGCAACAAACCGGTCCTCGCTTTGCGCTCGGGCCGCGCCGATCCCTCCGACGGACTCTACACGGCGGCCTTCCGCCGCGCGGGCATGGTGCGCGTCGATTCGCTCGACGACCTGCTCGACGAAATCGAAACCCTCGGCGTGGGCCGCGTCGCGGCCGGGGCAACAGCGACGTTGATCACCAGCGACCGTGGGATCGCGACGGTGGCGTGTGACGCCTTCGCTGCCGCGGGCGACACGCTGGCGCAGTGGCCCGCTGAGACCACGGAGGCGGTCACCCAGGCGTTGCCGCGCGCGGTTGCAGGCAACCCCCTGCTACTTGGCGACGACGCGCAGGCCGAGCATTTCGGCACGGCCTTGCAGATTCTCGCGCAACATCGCGAGACCGGCACGGCGTTTGTGGTCCACGCGTCGACCCATAACGCGCCGGTGAGCGAGGTCGCGCGGGCGCTGATCGCAAATCAACGGTTCGCCTATCGTGGGCTGCTGGCGTGTTTCTTCGGCGGCTTGGACGCGGCGACTCGCGATGCATTGCATGCGCAGGGCATTCCAGTCCATACGACGCCACAGCGGCTGGCACGAGCGTTTGCCCGTCTGGTCGATTACCGGCTGGGGCGCGAGTTGCTGATGCAGACGCCAGAGGGGCTGCCGGCGCAAATCCCCACCGAGATCGACGCTGCGCAGGCGCAAGCGCGCGCGGCCCTGGCGGCGGGCGAGGACACGCTCACTGACGCGCACGCGGCGAATTTGCTCGCGCATTTCGGGCTGCGCGTCGAGCCAGGTGAGGCCACCCAGGACATGATCGTCGACATCGACGTGGAACTGCACGACGACGACAACTTCGGCCCCGTGTTCCGCTTCACGACGCCGTCGGCGGATGGCGTCTCCGTGCCGCTGCGGGTCTTCGGTTTGCCGCCGCTTAACCCCATGCTGGCGCGCGACATGGTGACCCGTTCGCCGTATGCGCGGGTCGCCGCGCCTGAGCCTGTGCTGGCCGCTTTTACGGCGCTCTCGCAAGCGGTGTGCGATGTTCGCGAGATCGTCGGCTTAAAACTCGCGCTGCGGGTGTTCCGCGAGCACACCGTTGTCGTTGCGCCGCATATCCGGCTCGGCGCCAAACGCAGCCGGCTCGCCATCATGCCGTATCCGCGCCGCTACGAGGAGACGCTCGACTGGCACGGCCTGCGTATCACGGTGCGGCCCATTCGTCCGGAGGACGAAGCCGCTCATCATGACTTTGTCGAAGCCATGACGCCCGACGATCTGCGTCTGCGCTTTTTCGGCGCGGTGGGCAGCTTCGATCATTCGCAACTCGCGCGCATGACGCAGATCGACTACGACCGGGAAATGGCGCTGATCGCGACAGTTCCTTCCGAGGAGGGTTTCACGCAGACGTTGGGCGTGGTGCGCGCAGTGGCGGATCCCGATAACGAGACCGCGGAGTTCGCGGTGGCAATCCGCTCGGATCAGAAGGGACGGCACCTCGGCACGCTGCTGATGGAGAAGATCATCGCGTATGCCCGCTCGCGCGGCACACATTGGCTGGTGGGTGAAGCGCTGCGTGAGAATGGGCCCATGATCGCGCTGGCGAGAGCGTGTGGTTTCACGGTGTCGCCCACCGAAGATCCCTCGGTGGTGGGGTTCAGGATGGCGCTGGATGAGGCGGAAGCGGCGGCTTAG
- a CDS encoding tetratricopeptide repeat protein, protein MSTSFRSPSDDIQSWYREADDARQAGDIATAQAAVERILEQDPERAGALYLRGLLALDSNQFEAAQSWVERAIAVHPHADFYLTLCVVQIKLNAYAGALQSAREGLALQPDSIALRYYEAGTLFVQGFLDDAALSYRKLLELVPDNVQALTNLGVVVKSLGALDEAERHLQHAIALAPDYLSARAHLATVLLATGRYEEAWPRFEDRWANFANADGSHAPAARPQIPLPQWKGERPESVIRSADTPTRGTRLLVIPEQGHGDSLQFVRYLPLALQRFSQVGYVCPPGLRRLYEESLCSRWPGLVMLDVGMPRFDEWDWYCPMMSLPMAFGTRLDNIPAATPYLFADPTRAASWRAKLAALPGPVLPKVGVVWAGGHSGMMEDKMRSLTSAQIAPLLALPHIRWISLQKSDDPAKRPDALSHLGLTDWTDEVADFADTAALIENLDLVISVDTSVAHLAAAMGKPVWLLNRFAGCWRWLRNRDDSPWYPTVRLFTQQRRGDWQEVLTRVSAALLQRFAP, encoded by the coding sequence ATGTCGACCTCATTCCGCTCGCCGTCTGACGACATTCAATCCTGGTATCGCGAGGCGGACGACGCGCGTCAGGCCGGTGATATCGCCACGGCGCAAGCCGCCGTTGAACGAATCCTCGAGCAAGATCCCGAGCGTGCCGGCGCCCTTTACTTGCGCGGACTGTTGGCGCTCGATTCGAACCAGTTCGAAGCCGCGCAAAGCTGGGTTGAACGCGCGATCGCGGTGCATCCCCATGCGGATTTCTACCTGACACTGTGCGTCGTTCAGATCAAGTTGAACGCGTATGCCGGTGCGCTGCAATCAGCGAGGGAAGGTCTTGCGCTGCAACCCGACTCGATCGCGCTGCGCTACTACGAGGCGGGCACGCTGTTCGTGCAGGGGTTCCTCGACGACGCAGCGCTCAGCTATCGCAAGTTGCTCGAACTCGTTCCCGATAACGTACAGGCGCTCACCAACCTGGGCGTGGTTGTCAAGAGTCTGGGCGCTCTGGACGAGGCCGAGCGACACCTACAGCACGCCATTGCCCTTGCGCCGGACTACCTCAGCGCTCGCGCCCATCTCGCGACGGTTCTGCTGGCTACGGGGCGTTATGAAGAAGCATGGCCCCGGTTCGAAGACCGCTGGGCCAATTTTGCGAATGCCGACGGAAGCCACGCTCCAGCGGCGCGGCCGCAGATCCCGCTGCCGCAATGGAAGGGGGAACGTCCAGAGTCGGTCATTCGCTCAGCAGATACCCCCACACGCGGAACGCGTCTGCTGGTTATCCCAGAGCAAGGTCACGGCGACAGCCTGCAGTTTGTCCGCTACCTGCCTCTCGCGCTCCAGCGTTTCTCGCAGGTAGGCTACGTCTGCCCGCCCGGCTTGCGTCGCCTCTACGAAGAGTCGCTGTGTTCGCGCTGGCCGGGCCTCGTCATGCTTGATGTAGGCATGCCGCGTTTCGATGAGTGGGACTGGTACTGTCCGATGATGTCGCTGCCCATGGCGTTCGGCACCCGCCTGGACAACATCCCGGCCGCGACGCCTTATCTCTTTGCCGATCCCACTCGCGCCGCCTCGTGGCGCGCAAAACTCGCCGCTTTGCCCGGCCCCGTGCTGCCCAAGGTCGGCGTGGTCTGGGCGGGCGGCCATTCAGGCATGATGGAAGACAAGATGCGTAGCCTGACGTCCGCGCAAATCGCGCCCTTGCTCGCGTTGCCGCACATCCGCTGGATCAGTTTGCAGAAGAGCGATGATCCGGCGAAGCGTCCGGACGCGCTGAGCCACCTGGGTTTGACAGACTGGACGGACGAAGTCGCGGACTTCGCAGATACCGCCGCGCTGATCGAGAACCTCGACCTGGTGATCTCCGTGGATACCTCGGTGGCGCACCTGGCGGCGGCCATGGGCAAGCCGGTCTGGCTGCTCAACCGCTTCGCCGGATGCTGGCGCTGGCTGCGCAACCGGGATGACAGCCCGTGGTATCCCACCGTGCGCCTCTTTACCCAGCAGCGACGGGGCGACTGGCAAGAGGTACTGACGCGCGTATCGGCGGCGCTGCTGCAGCGATTTGCGCCGTAG
- a CDS encoding murein hydrolase activator EnvC family protein, whose protein sequence is MYLHASTRWRLLLLCATLTTFTGCVSTHRPVASPEDTEAQSFPVPMVEVSSVSSADGVPLPVEAGFYRANAGDTLVSIAKSSGRAPASAKPNPAVSVKRNPAPASAEASRFKWPVSGAVAAKFAAGRSKGVELGGRLGDPVKAAGGGRVVYSGVGVKPYGRLIVIRHDDHFVTAYGGLRKLLVGQGAVVKQGQSIAEMGADTNGNGSLKFEVRKDGKPVDPLIYLPKRQG, encoded by the coding sequence ATGTACCTGCACGCTTCTACTCGCTGGCGGCTTCTGCTGCTCTGCGCCACGCTGACGACGTTCACGGGTTGCGTGAGTACGCATCGCCCGGTGGCGTCGCCCGAGGACACCGAGGCGCAATCGTTTCCCGTACCGATGGTGGAAGTGTCCTCCGTTTCGTCGGCGGATGGTGTGCCGTTGCCTGTCGAAGCAGGTTTTTACCGCGCCAACGCCGGTGATACCTTGGTCAGTATTGCGAAGTCTTCCGGACGCGCTCCGGCGAGCGCTAAACCCAATCCGGCTGTCAGCGTCAAGCGGAATCCCGCTCCTGCTTCGGCAGAGGCAAGCCGCTTCAAATGGCCGGTTTCCGGTGCCGTTGCCGCCAAATTCGCCGCGGGCCGCTCCAAGGGCGTCGAACTGGGTGGCCGTTTGGGCGACCCGGTCAAAGCTGCCGGAGGCGGCCGGGTGGTGTACTCGGGCGTTGGCGTCAAACCTTACGGCCGCTTGATTGTCATCAGGCACGACGACCATTTCGTGACCGCTTACGGCGGCCTTCGCAAGCTGCTGGTCGGGCAAGGCGCTGTCGTCAAACAAGGGCAAAGCATTGCCGAGATGGGAGCAGACACCAACGGCAATGGCTCCCTCAAGTTCGAAGTCCGCAAGGATGGCAAGCCGGTCGACCCGCTGATCTATCTGCCGAAACGCCAGGGCTAG
- a CDS encoding septal ring lytic transglycosylase RlpA family protein, with protein sequence MSLALLAGCMQPPGITGQVSYEAPHKEESRAFTAITPFGTEHSLLLSSLPELPRPQTETASSRDERDAASRFWQSGMASWYGNQFQGHRTASGERYNLHALTAAHRTLPLGSYVRVTAVSSARSVIVRINDRGPYTRGRVIDLSYAAAAALDLPRTGTLLVKIETVAKQETGA encoded by the coding sequence TTGTCCTTAGCGTTACTGGCGGGTTGCATGCAGCCGCCGGGCATAACCGGGCAGGTTAGCTATGAGGCACCGCATAAGGAAGAATCAAGAGCCTTCACGGCGATTACGCCGTTTGGCACGGAGCACTCGCTGCTCCTATCGAGCCTGCCTGAGTTGCCGCGTCCGCAGACCGAAACCGCATCGTCGCGTGACGAGCGTGACGCCGCGTCGCGCTTCTGGCAATCCGGCATGGCGTCCTGGTATGGCAACCAGTTTCAGGGGCACCGCACCGCAAGCGGTGAGCGCTACAACCTGCACGCGTTGACCGCCGCACATCGGACCTTGCCGCTTGGCTCGTACGTACGGGTGACCGCCGTATCGAGTGCGCGCTCGGTGATCGTGCGGATCAACGACCGTGGACCTTATACGCGCGGGCGGGTGATCGATCTGTCCTATGCCGCGGCCGCGGCGCTTGATCTGCCACGCACCGGCACCCTGCTGGTCAAGATCGAGACCGTGGCAAAGCAGGAAACCGGCGCGTAG
- a CDS encoding IclR family transcriptional regulator — translation MDAEERDDADRYRAPALDKGLDILELLAEQKDGLTRAEITKLLGRNASEMYRMLERLVARQYVVRSAAGDRYSLSLKLYALAHRHPPMNRLIAEALPLMQRFSDRAEQSCHLAVYDRGNLLVIAQVDGPGTWGMAVRLGSRVGLIDTGSGRVMLAFQTAEQRAHMLAEHTKVKGEVTIDRDALEQTCEQIRTAGFSQKDSQQIFGVTDLTFPLLGPSGQAIAALTCPYLRRIDEYVAPTLDAVTAQLRETVEALSMFREEAS, via the coding sequence ATGGATGCGGAAGAAAGAGACGACGCCGACCGTTACCGCGCACCTGCGCTGGACAAAGGCCTCGATATCCTCGAACTGCTTGCCGAGCAGAAGGACGGGCTGACGCGCGCCGAAATCACCAAGCTGTTAGGGCGCAACGCGAGCGAGATGTACCGGATGCTCGAGCGTCTGGTTGCGCGCCAATACGTGGTGCGCTCGGCGGCAGGCGATCGTTATTCGCTGAGTCTGAAGTTGTATGCGCTGGCGCATCGCCATCCGCCGATGAACCGGCTGATCGCCGAAGCCCTGCCGCTCATGCAGCGGTTTTCGGACCGCGCTGAGCAGTCGTGTCATCTGGCGGTCTACGACCGTGGCAATCTGCTGGTGATCGCCCAGGTCGACGGCCCCGGCACGTGGGGGATGGCCGTGCGGCTCGGCTCGCGGGTCGGGTTGATCGATACCGGTTCGGGCCGCGTCATGCTGGCGTTTCAGACCGCCGAGCAGCGCGCTCACATGCTCGCGGAACATACCAAGGTGAAGGGCGAGGTGACAATCGACCGCGACGCACTCGAACAGACCTGCGAACAAATCCGCACCGCCGGCTTTTCGCAGAAAGACAGCCAGCAGATTTTCGGCGTCACGGATCTGACCTTCCCGCTGCTCGGGCCATCCGGCCAGGCGATCGCCGCGTTGACGTGTCCATACTTGCGGCGCATTGACGAATACGTCGCGCCGACTCTCGATGCGGTGACCGCGCAGTTGCGGGAAACGGTCGAGGCGTTGTCGATGTTTCGCGAGGAGGCGAGCTAG